A part of Candidatus Krumholzibacteriia bacterium genomic DNA contains:
- the pgsB gene encoding poly-gamma-glutamate synthase PgsB, with protein MELIFFLFALLLAAGLWETGRHRRVRQGIPVRIHVNGSRGKSSVTRLIAAGLRGGGMKVFAKTTGSAARMIHVDGEEEAIRRRGGPNIREQLSVFRQARKEGADALVLECMAVRPDLQWTSEQHIVHATHGVITNVRPDHLEAMGPRVENVAESLSNTIPRRAKLFACEERFEAHFEEVSRDRKTSFRSADSKSVSGEDLQGFSYVELPDNLALALDVCQDLGVDRDTALASMRKLQPDPGALIPLLLKEGNREIEFLNLFAANDPESTVFLWEHLRLGEREEETLAIINIRADRMRRSRDLAPLFGREIRADRYLLIGEQTAVFSEMLRRRRIDSEKILDLGGRSAEEVWSQVLQWSPPRSRVVGIGNIGGAGVELMSLLEKGRAA; from the coding sequence GTGGAACTGATCTTCTTTCTCTTTGCGCTCCTGCTCGCTGCAGGGCTCTGGGAAACCGGCCGTCACCGTAGGGTGCGGCAGGGGATTCCCGTGCGCATCCATGTGAACGGGAGCCGGGGAAAAAGTTCCGTTACGCGCCTGATTGCTGCGGGGCTTCGCGGTGGCGGAATGAAGGTCTTTGCCAAGACCACCGGGTCTGCGGCCCGCATGATCCATGTGGACGGAGAGGAAGAAGCCATTCGCCGACGCGGTGGGCCGAATATCCGCGAGCAGTTGTCCGTTTTCCGGCAGGCTCGCAAAGAAGGGGCGGATGCGCTGGTTCTCGAATGCATGGCCGTGCGCCCGGATCTGCAGTGGACCAGCGAACAGCACATTGTCCACGCCACGCACGGAGTGATCACCAATGTGCGTCCTGACCATCTGGAGGCCATGGGCCCTCGCGTGGAAAATGTCGCCGAAAGCCTCTCCAACACGATTCCGCGTCGGGCAAAACTCTTTGCCTGTGAAGAACGCTTCGAGGCTCACTTTGAAGAGGTTTCCCGAGACAGAAAGACCTCTTTCCGCTCGGCCGACTCAAAGAGCGTGTCAGGGGAAGACCTGCAGGGCTTTTCCTATGTGGAACTGCCCGACAATCTGGCTCTGGCTCTCGATGTCTGTCAGGATCTCGGTGTGGACCGAGATACGGCCCTTGCTTCCATGCGGAAGTTGCAGCCGGATCCAGGTGCCTTGATTCCTCTTCTTCTCAAGGAAGGGAATCGCGAGATCGAGTTTCTGAATCTCTTTGCGGCAAACGACCCCGAGTCTACGGTTTTCCTCTGGGAACACCTGCGGCTCGGAGAGCGCGAGGAAGAAACTCTGGCGATCATCAACATCCGGGCAGACCGGATGCGCCGGAGTCGGGATCTCGCCCCCCTCTTCGGGCGGGAGATCCGGGCAGATCGCTATCTCCTGATCGGGGAGCAAACGGCGGTCTTTTCTGAAATGCTCCGGCGACGCAGGATTGATAGCGAGAAGATTCTGGATCTCGGGGGAAGGTCTGCGGAGGAAGTCTGGTCGCAAGTGCTTCAGTGGTCGCCCCCCCGCTCGCGGGTTGTGGGAATCGGCAATATCGGCGGCGCGGGCGTGGAACTGATGAGCCTCTTGGAAAAAGGAAGGGCGGCATGA
- a CDS encoding C25 family cysteine peptidase → MRRTRFASALGTGLLALATFSVAGLAADQQALCSPLVHEEVLADQSILTFDIPADRSSGPLVQRLLLPGNTRIAELSLRRGQAKLEQFGSLQSIRGRKTLTFGIHDASPGLLEISVQHDGHWQSSSSSRSFDRILSDSVSGLPEEYRSEENGSYVIIAAPDFVEAAGPLLRWKRQKGLETVLVDTNSTGTSNEQILAWLQNAYDSWENPPEYLLLLGDVDRIPSWDFSGNVTDLPYSHLDGEDWLPDLLLGRISVESAYEAEAVIHKTVAYESQPYTDNTDWFTRSLMVAGNYGSHTPISTVTFCGEQLESIGFDPAETVFFPPMFNGVYFVDSALETGCSIVTYRGWAYGTAGWEPPHFTVDDIPGVETGAMNPVVMSFVCLNGDFSDDEPCFGEVFLRQGSPEEAKGAVAFIGNGEHWSHTRFNDAMAISVYEKIVEPASSDLGSLLLAGKLRFMDYFPHEMHEDGDEESVEFYFHIYNLLGDPELNYWRQAPVSMTVTCPSVLGEGSESLVIGVSQSGTPLEGVRIALSTSDRLISSGFSDESGLLVLETDSPEAGDELILTVTAPGFAPTILDLQTEVAEELLVLDDYAASSDPVSPGSLNSLSVKLENRGTQDSETGSLLLSCNSPFVEIDTGSVSVEAIPAGSSAWSLSDFAWTLDAGAADETRLLFEVSGSALSDYLELGVSAPVLEVADIQASDDGVASPGESLDLVLTLSNTGSGGTAGGTATLNLLSEGASLDQGSASFAALPSGGTASNSEEPFQLSLDETAAEGSGLSFRLDFLSAEGYELSSSFTLLVGEMDAGAPVGPDNYGYYIYDSADFDYPAERPVYSWKPLSPRYGGSGEAISFTFEGDTPLLDLPFDFPYYGELFSQIRVSDNGWISFDLSDAMEGSSPVNVDFYNWPIPNRHGNHSLIAPFWDNFTVDPDTSVTDHEFHDGVYALHDTESGAYVIEWSQMRHYRSEIEAFQTFQLQLLDPAVSSSESGDGEILFLYRQITDNDYLRNYSSVGMESPDESTGIQYCYANHYAPGSAPLGAGLALKLSTDDPVRDPLRLSDFSATATDDALFLQWNIEDTRPVNGWKVYRQTESGEEELLAELPSSVRELLDETPGEGYRIVALHPFGQESDLGLQGNFESPGFRISSCTPNPMVRESLISFSLDRSAEASVAIYDPSGRRVRLLEKGELPEGERSVIWDGRNDAGHPVASGLYFCRLASAGKTSSRKLVVVR, encoded by the coding sequence ATGAGGCGTACGCGTTTCGCGTCTGCTCTTGGAACCGGACTGCTGGCCCTGGCGACCTTCTCGGTCGCCGGGCTTGCGGCCGATCAGCAGGCGCTCTGCTCCCCCCTGGTCCACGAGGAAGTTCTTGCGGATCAAAGTATCCTGACTTTTGACATCCCGGCCGATCGAAGTAGCGGACCCCTGGTTCAGCGTTTGCTTCTTCCTGGAAACACCCGAATCGCGGAGCTGTCTCTTCGGCGCGGGCAGGCGAAGCTGGAACAATTCGGCTCCCTGCAGTCGATCAGGGGGCGAAAAACCCTGACATTCGGGATCCATGATGCGAGCCCCGGGCTGCTGGAGATCTCCGTCCAGCATGACGGACATTGGCAGTCTTCCTCCTCGTCCCGCTCCTTTGACCGCATCCTGTCTGACTCGGTCAGCGGCCTGCCGGAAGAATATCGGAGTGAGGAAAACGGGTCTTATGTCATTATCGCTGCCCCGGATTTTGTCGAGGCCGCAGGTCCCCTGCTGCGCTGGAAGCGGCAGAAGGGGCTGGAAACCGTGCTGGTGGACACGAACAGCACCGGAACTTCCAATGAGCAGATTCTCGCATGGCTGCAAAACGCCTACGATAGTTGGGAAAACCCGCCGGAATACCTGCTCCTGCTCGGCGATGTGGACCGCATTCCCTCCTGGGATTTCAGCGGCAATGTGACCGATCTTCCTTACTCACACCTCGATGGTGAGGACTGGTTACCGGATCTGCTTCTCGGCAGAATCTCCGTGGAAAGCGCCTATGAGGCAGAAGCCGTGATTCACAAGACCGTGGCCTATGAAAGCCAGCCCTACACGGACAACACGGACTGGTTCACCCGCTCACTGATGGTGGCCGGCAACTACGGTTCGCACACTCCGATCAGCACTGTGACCTTCTGCGGTGAACAGTTGGAGAGTATCGGCTTTGACCCTGCGGAAACTGTCTTCTTCCCGCCCATGTTCAATGGAGTCTATTTCGTGGACTCCGCACTGGAGACGGGCTGCTCTATCGTCACCTACCGTGGCTGGGCCTATGGAACCGCGGGCTGGGAGCCACCCCACTTCACGGTCGATGACATTCCCGGAGTGGAAACGGGCGCGATGAACCCCGTGGTCATGAGTTTCGTCTGCCTCAACGGGGACTTTTCCGACGACGAGCCCTGCTTCGGGGAAGTGTTCCTGCGACAGGGAAGCCCGGAAGAGGCCAAGGGAGCCGTCGCCTTTATCGGCAACGGGGAACACTGGAGCCACACGCGCTTCAACGATGCCATGGCGATCTCGGTTTACGAGAAGATTGTGGAACCAGCCTCCAGCGATCTCGGCAGCCTGCTTCTTGCCGGCAAGCTGCGTTTCATGGACTACTTCCCCCATGAGATGCATGAGGACGGCGACGAGGAATCCGTGGAGTTTTACTTTCATATCTACAACCTTCTCGGCGACCCGGAGTTGAATTACTGGAGACAGGCTCCGGTCTCAATGACGGTGACCTGCCCGAGTGTTCTTGGTGAGGGCAGTGAGAGCCTGGTAATTGGCGTCTCGCAATCCGGCACGCCGCTAGAGGGCGTTCGAATCGCCCTGAGCACCTCCGATCGTTTGATCAGCTCCGGCTTTTCCGATGAATCCGGTCTCCTGGTATTGGAAACCGACAGTCCGGAAGCGGGCGACGAACTGATTTTGACCGTCACGGCCCCGGGCTTTGCGCCCACGATTCTGGACTTGCAGACCGAGGTAGCCGAGGAGCTGCTGGTTCTGGATGACTACGCCGCCAGTTCCGATCCGGTGAGCCCGGGCAGCCTGAACAGTCTTTCCGTGAAGCTGGAAAACCGGGGAACGCAGGACAGTGAGACCGGCAGCCTGCTCCTCTCCTGCAACAGCCCCTTCGTGGAAATCGACACGGGCAGTGTTTCTGTGGAAGCCATCCCGGCGGGAAGCTCCGCCTGGAGTCTCTCGGACTTTGCCTGGACCCTGGACGCAGGAGCCGCCGACGAAACCCGCCTGCTCTTTGAGGTTTCCGGGAGCGCTCTCTCGGATTATCTGGAACTGGGGGTCAGCGCTCCGGTTCTGGAAGTCGCGGACATCCAGGCCTCCGATGACGGTGTCGCGTCGCCGGGAGAGAGCCTGGACCTGGTTCTCACGCTTTCCAACACCGGAAGCGGTGGCACGGCCGGCGGAACCGCCACGCTCAACCTTCTCAGCGAAGGTGCCAGCCTGGATCAGGGTAGTGCCAGCTTCGCCGCACTTCCGTCCGGCGGAACGGCAAGCAACTCCGAAGAGCCCTTCCAACTGAGCCTTGATGAAACGGCTGCTGAAGGAAGCGGACTTTCCTTCCGCCTGGATTTCCTGAGCGCAGAAGGCTACGAGCTGTCCAGTTCCTTCACGCTGCTTGTCGGTGAAATGGATGCGGGCGCGCCGGTCGGACCCGACAACTATGGCTACTACATTTACGACAGCGCGGACTTCGATTATCCGGCAGAAAGGCCCGTCTATTCCTGGAAGCCCCTGAGCCCTCGCTACGGAGGTTCGGGCGAAGCGATTTCCTTTACTTTCGAGGGTGACACCCCTCTTCTGGATCTTCCCTTCGACTTCCCTTACTATGGAGAGCTTTTCTCCCAGATTCGGGTAAGCGACAATGGCTGGATTTCCTTCGACTTGAGCGATGCCATGGAGGGAAGCAGTCCGGTCAATGTCGACTTCTACAACTGGCCGATTCCCAATCGCCACGGCAACCACTCGCTGATCGCACCCTTCTGGGACAACTTTACCGTGGATCCGGACACCAGCGTGACCGACCACGAGTTCCACGACGGGGTTTACGCGCTTCACGACACAGAGAGCGGAGCCTATGTGATTGAGTGGAGCCAGATGCGCCACTATCGCAGTGAGATTGAGGCCTTCCAGACCTTCCAGTTGCAGCTTCTCGACCCTGCGGTCTCCAGCAGCGAAAGCGGCGACGGGGAGATTCTCTTCCTCTATCGCCAGATTACCGACAATGACTACCTCCGCAACTATTCGAGCGTTGGGATGGAAAGTCCGGACGAGAGCACGGGGATCCAGTACTGCTACGCGAATCACTATGCCCCCGGCTCGGCGCCCCTGGGAGCCGGCCTGGCCCTGAAGCTCTCTACTGACGACCCGGTGCGGGATCCACTGAGGCTCTCGGATTTCTCGGCCACGGCGACGGATGATGCCCTCTTCCTGCAATGGAACATCGAGGACACGCGTCCGGTGAATGGATGGAAAGTCTATCGCCAGACGGAATCCGGCGAAGAGGAACTTCTCGCTGAACTGCCCTCCTCCGTGCGGGAGCTTCTCGATGAAACTCCCGGAGAAGGCTATCGCATTGTCGCTCTACATCCCTTCGGACAGGAAAGTGATCTGGGGCTTCAGGGTAATTTCGAGAGCCCGGGCTTTAGAATTTCATCCTGCACCCCCAATCCCATGGTTCGGGAATCCCTGATTTCCTTCAGCCTGGACCGCAGTGCCGAAGCCAGCGTTGCCATCTACGATCCCTCGGGTCGCCGGGTTCGCCTTCTGGAGAAGGGGGAACTGCCGGAGGGAGAGCGTTCTGTAATCTGGGACGGACGAAATGATGCCGGACATCCGGTGGCCAGCGGCTTGTATTTCTGCCGCCTGGCTTCCGCAGGCAAGACAAGCAGCAGGAAGCTGGTGGTGGTCCGCTAG
- a CDS encoding right-handed parallel beta-helix repeat-containing protein, translating to MKSRLGLSALFLLATVLSVSAGVIHVPGDYTLIHDAVQACAAGDTVEVAPGTYGDCTHPTDGDALACVIMKSGVILRGSGPDATIIDVAGLGRGIFVENVSNCRIENLQVTGAFAEIYGAGILLRHVGNDVEIRDVKIFENLDGGIICIYDSHPIIEDTDMVFNAAKQGGGLAVEEGSSPIVRNCNISNNEAPSGAGLIIRNLSNPVVENCVIADNTINAAFGAGGGVAVMNSSPQISDTEISGNLSLGYGGGIAYLDQSGGFLQNCKILNNVASNDFSVGGGISTNQSNPDIDGCLITGNSVPGAWGEGGGIDASFTPAPSISYCTIVGNSTGSGGTGGGIASQFDAAPSIYRSIIAFADNGLGVSCLYGSTPLLSCNDIYGNPGGDAVCGTDGGSNFSSDPLFCGTEGVEYNLQADSPCAAANNDCEVTLGSEPEDCSVDVVEGPLSAARLLGNAPNPFNPKTGIFFVLDTQGHASLRIHDIAGRLVKDLSPGSLPAGNHRVDWNGLDESGQLVPSGVYFYTLKALGLEQSRRMILIK from the coding sequence ATGAAGAGCAGACTCGGGCTGTCCGCCTTATTCCTTCTGGCAACTGTCCTTTCGGTCAGTGCCGGTGTAATTCACGTCCCCGGTGATTACACCCTGATCCATGATGCCGTACAGGCCTGTGCCGCAGGAGACACCGTAGAGGTGGCCCCCGGCACCTATGGCGACTGCACCCATCCCACTGACGGTGATGCACTCGCCTGTGTCATCATGAAGTCCGGCGTAATCCTGCGTGGTTCCGGTCCCGATGCCACGATCATCGATGTGGCGGGACTCGGAAGAGGCATCTTCGTGGAAAATGTCTCGAATTGCCGCATTGAGAACCTTCAGGTTACCGGCGCCTTTGCGGAAATCTACGGCGCCGGGATCCTGCTTCGCCATGTGGGCAACGATGTCGAGATTCGCGATGTAAAGATCTTCGAGAACCTCGATGGCGGCATCATCTGTATCTACGACTCTCATCCTATAATTGAGGACACGGACATGGTCTTCAACGCCGCCAAGCAGGGCGGCGGCCTGGCCGTGGAAGAGGGAAGCAGCCCCATTGTCCGTAATTGCAACATCTCCAACAACGAGGCGCCCAGCGGTGCGGGACTGATTATCCGCAACCTGAGCAACCCGGTCGTCGAGAACTGCGTAATCGCGGACAATACGATCAACGCGGCCTTTGGGGCCGGCGGCGGCGTGGCGGTCATGAACTCCAGCCCCCAGATTTCGGATACGGAAATCAGCGGAAACCTCTCTCTCGGATATGGAGGGGGAATTGCCTACCTGGACCAGTCCGGGGGATTTCTACAGAACTGCAAGATTCTCAACAATGTCGCCTCCAATGACTTCTCGGTGGGCGGCGGTATTTCCACAAACCAGTCCAACCCGGATATCGACGGCTGCCTGATCACTGGCAACAGCGTCCCTGGCGCCTGGGGTGAGGGTGGCGGCATTGATGCTTCCTTCACGCCCGCTCCCTCAATTTCCTACTGCACGATCGTGGGCAATTCTACAGGAAGCGGAGGAACCGGAGGCGGGATCGCCAGCCAGTTCGACGCGGCACCCTCGATCTATCGCTCCATTATAGCCTTTGCGGACAATGGGCTTGGCGTCTCCTGCCTCTACGGCTCGACGCCCCTGCTCAGCTGTAACGATATCTACGGAAACCCCGGCGGCGACGCCGTCTGCGGAACGGACGGAGGAAGCAACTTCTCCTCCGACCCCCTCTTCTGCGGTACCGAGGGCGTGGAGTACAACCTTCAGGCCGACAGCCCCTGTGCGGCCGCCAACAACGACTGTGAAGTAACTCTGGGAAGCGAACCGGAAGATTGTTCGGTGGATGTGGTCGAAGGACCTCTTTCCGCCGCCAGACTTCTCGGCAATGCTCCCAACCCGTTTAATCCAAAAACCGGTATCTTTTTCGTTCTCGACACTCAAGGACATGCTAGTCTCCGGATTCATGACATCGCCGGAAGACTGGTGAAGGATCTCTCTCCCGGATCCCTTCCCGCGGGCAACCACCGCGTGGACTGGAATGGTCTGGACGAGTCCGGACAACTTGTCCCGAGTGGTGTGTACTTTTACACGCTCAAGGCATTGGGTCTTGAGCAATCGAGGCGGATGATACTGATAAAATGA